In Mongoliitalea daihaiensis, one DNA window encodes the following:
- a CDS encoding response regulator transcription factor has translation MSDKPKVKVLVVDDEPDIVDLLTYNLKKEGYEVESAEDGMKAVKLANKFVPDVILLDIMMPQQDGVETCRQMREIPELKNTFIIFLTARSEEYSEVAAFDVGADDYITKPIKPRALMSRIAALFRRESKKEQEFTQIKIKDLIIDRTSYTIDQRGTTITLPKKEFELLYFLAKNPNIVFSRDDLLQNIWGADVFVLARTVDVHIRKVREKIGEDYITTVKGVGYKFELN, from the coding sequence ATGAGCGATAAACCAAAAGTAAAAGTTCTCGTCGTCGATGATGAGCCGGATATTGTCGATTTATTGACATATAATCTCAAAAAAGAAGGCTATGAAGTAGAGTCTGCAGAGGATGGGATGAAGGCCGTCAAGCTGGCGAATAAGTTTGTTCCAGACGTGATCCTATTGGACATCATGATGCCTCAACAGGATGGTGTCGAAACTTGTAGGCAGATGCGGGAGATTCCCGAATTAAAAAATACATTTATCATCTTTTTAACTGCTCGTTCTGAAGAATACTCCGAGGTAGCTGCCTTTGATGTGGGTGCAGATGATTATATCACCAAGCCTATCAAGCCGCGTGCCCTCATGAGTAGGATTGCCGCTTTATTCCGTAGAGAATCCAAAAAAGAGCAGGAATTTACCCAAATCAAAATCAAGGATTTGATCATTGACCGCACGAGTTACACCATCGATCAGCGGGGCACGACCATCACACTTCCAAAGAAAGAATTCGAATTGTTGTATTTTTTAGCCAAAAACCCTAATATAGTGTTTAGTAGAGATGATCTGTTGCAGAATATCTGGGGAGCAGATGTGTTTGTTTTGGCTCGTACCGTGGATGTGCACATTAGAAAAGTTCGTGAGAAGATTGGCGAAGATTATATCACTACTGTTAAAGGAGTAGGTTATAAATTCGAATTGAATTAA
- a CDS encoding nucleotidyl transferase AbiEii/AbiGii toxin family protein yields the protein MINSFFESYYLVGGTNLALQLGHRKSIDIDLFGNQESVNI from the coding sequence ATGATTAATTCATTTTTCGAAAGTTATTATCTTGTAGGAGGCACAAATCTCGCATTACAACTTGGTCATAGGAAATCGATTGATATAGACCTTTTTGGAAATCAAGAATCAGTGAATATCTAA
- the rpsI gene encoding 30S ribosomal protein S9 yields the protein MEIINTIGRRKTSVARIYMKPGKGEIVVNNKSIETYFPFDLHQIVVKQPLALVGVEGTYDVTINVDGGGIKGQAEAARMAIARALCEFDAEHRPPLKKEGFLTRDPRMVERKKPGRRKARRRFQFSKR from the coding sequence ATGGAAATTATCAACACAATCGGTAGAAGAAAGACATCCGTCGCTAGAATCTACATGAAGCCGGGCAAAGGTGAGATCGTTGTCAACAATAAGTCGATCGAAACGTATTTCCCGTTTGATTTGCATCAGATCGTAGTGAAGCAGCCTCTTGCACTTGTTGGTGTAGAAGGTACTTACGATGTGACTATCAATGTAGACGGTGGTGGTATCAAAGGTCAAGCAGAAGCGGCTCGTATGGCAATCGCTAGAGCACTTTGCGAATTTGACGCTGAGCACAGACCTCCGTTGAAAAAAGAAGGTTTCCTTACCCGTGACCCTAGAATGGTTGAGCGTAAGAAGCCAGGAAGAAGAAAAGCGAGAAGAAGATTCCAGTTCTCCAAGCGTTAA
- a CDS encoding DUF6922 domain-containing protein encodes MKNTKLKMFDPKEFSPHLFWDVIVEDIDFQKSKVWLITRVVQYGNLDDWKKLLDLYGEEKIKKEVVNIRSLDDISISFLAVYFSLNRKDFRCYTQKPSTSDFWKS; translated from the coding sequence ATGAAAAACACTAAACTGAAGATGTTTGACCCTAAGGAATTTTCTCCCCATTTATTTTGGGATGTAATTGTAGAAGATATAGATTTCCAAAAATCTAAGGTTTGGCTAATTACTAGAGTTGTTCAATACGGGAATTTAGATGATTGGAAAAAATTACTTGACCTATATGGAGAAGAGAAGATAAAGAAGGAAGTCGTCAACATTCGATCATTGGACGACATATCTATTTCATTTTTAGCAGTTTATTTTTCATTAAACAGAAAGGATTTCAGATGTTACACACAGAAACCGTCAACCAGCGACTTTTGGAAATCCTAA
- a CDS encoding RluA family pseudouridine synthase, producing the protein MKKIDFKDLILFENEDYLVINKPPYLSTLEDRHEAQNILELARGYTPDAQVCHRLDKETSGCLVIAKHQDAYRNIAIQFEDRKVNKIYHAVVDGIHEFSNELVDRNIHATNKGIAKITKEGKPAQTVFNTLKTYFAHSLIECKPITGRLHQIRVHLAHLKAPICGDDTYGGKPLYLSALKRRFNLKKGTDELPIMQRVSLHAYAIGFKGLKEEPISIEAPYPKDFDVVVKQLEKNS; encoded by the coding sequence ATGAAAAAAATTGATTTTAAGGACTTGATTCTGTTTGAAAACGAGGATTACCTTGTCATCAATAAGCCTCCCTATTTATCGACATTGGAAGATCGGCATGAAGCCCAGAATATTCTGGAACTTGCCAGAGGTTACACCCCAGATGCCCAGGTGTGTCACCGACTGGATAAGGAGACTTCGGGATGCCTTGTGATCGCCAAACACCAGGATGCTTATCGGAACATCGCTATCCAGTTTGAGGACCGAAAAGTCAATAAAATTTACCATGCAGTAGTGGATGGGATTCATGAGTTCAGCAATGAATTGGTGGACCGCAATATTCACGCAACCAATAAAGGCATCGCCAAGATAACCAAAGAAGGCAAGCCTGCACAGACGGTTTTCAATACCCTCAAGACTTACTTTGCTCATTCTTTGATCGAATGTAAGCCTATCACCGGAAGATTGCATCAGATCAGGGTTCATTTGGCCCATCTGAAAGCTCCGATTTGTGGGGATGATACCTATGGAGGGAAGCCACTTTATTTGTCTGCCTTAAAACGGCGATTTAACCTTAAAAAAGGCACGGATGAACTGCCCATTATGCAGCGGGTTTCCCTGCATGCCTATGCCATCGGGTTTAAAGGATTGAAGGAAGAGCCAATTTCAATAGAAGCTCCTTATCCTAAAGACTTTGACGTGGTGGTCAAACAGCTGGAGAAAAACAGCTAA
- a CDS encoding aminopeptidase P family protein: MKYTPLPKELYIKNRQKLISKLPSKAVAVFHSNDIMPTNADGTMKFRQNNDIFYLSGIDQEESVLVICPDFPNPEMREILFLRETNDHIAVWEGHKYTKEEAEQASGIQNIQWVANFDQVFNTLVTLSAHIFLNTNEHLRADIQVESRDARFIKTCKERYPLHNYHRVAPLMHQLRAVKEQEEIDQMQIACDITEKGFRRILKFVKPGVTEYEIEAEFIHEFIRNRSKGFAYEPIIASGPNACVLHYIENKEICKDGDLILFDVGAEYGNYNADMSRTIPVNGRFTKRQRAVYDSVLRVQSAAMDILRPGVNIQDYHKEVGLIMQSELVSLGLIDQTDIKNQDPKWPAYKKYFMHGTSHHLGLDVHDVGTMHEPITAGMVFTVEPGIYIPEEGMGIRLENNIVIQENGYFDLMRNIPIEAEEIEELMR; the protein is encoded by the coding sequence ATGAAATACACCCCTCTCCCAAAAGAACTTTACATCAAAAACCGTCAGAAATTAATCAGCAAACTTCCTTCTAAGGCGGTCGCTGTATTCCACTCCAATGATATCATGCCTACCAATGCTGATGGTACGATGAAATTCAGGCAGAACAATGATATTTTTTACTTGTCTGGAATAGATCAAGAAGAGTCAGTTTTGGTGATTTGTCCCGATTTCCCAAATCCCGAAATGCGAGAAATCTTGTTTTTAAGGGAAACCAATGATCATATTGCGGTTTGGGAAGGACATAAATATACTAAAGAAGAAGCCGAACAGGCGTCGGGAATTCAGAATATTCAATGGGTAGCAAATTTTGATCAGGTTTTTAACACATTGGTTACATTGAGCGCGCATATTTTTCTGAATACCAATGAACATTTACGCGCAGATATACAAGTGGAGAGCAGAGATGCACGATTTATCAAAACCTGCAAAGAGCGGTATCCCTTGCACAACTATCACCGAGTAGCCCCATTGATGCATCAGCTGAGAGCTGTAAAAGAACAGGAAGAAATTGATCAAATGCAGATAGCCTGCGATATTACGGAAAAAGGATTCAGAAGAATTCTCAAGTTTGTGAAGCCTGGGGTAACCGAGTATGAAATCGAGGCGGAATTTATTCATGAATTTATCCGTAATCGCAGCAAAGGGTTTGCTTACGAACCTATCATCGCTTCTGGTCCAAATGCTTGTGTTCTCCATTACATCGAAAACAAAGAAATCTGCAAAGATGGAGACTTGATCCTATTTGATGTAGGTGCTGAATACGGCAATTACAATGCAGATATGTCAAGGACCATCCCTGTCAATGGCAGATTCACCAAAAGGCAGCGAGCGGTTTATGATTCTGTCTTGCGTGTACAAAGTGCAGCCATGGATATCTTAAGACCCGGTGTGAATATTCAGGATTACCACAAAGAAGTGGGTTTGATTATGCAGTCTGAGTTGGTGAGTTTGGGCTTGATCGATCAGACAGATATCAAAAACCAAGATCCAAAATGGCCTGCATACAAAAAATACTTTATGCACGGCACATCCCACCATTTAGGCTTGGATGTGCATGATGTAGGTACTATGCATGAGCCCATCACCGCAGGCATGGTGTTCACGGTAGAACCTGGCATCTATATCCCTGAAGAGGGAATGGGCATCCGTCTAGAAAATAACATCGTCATCCAAGAAAATGGTTACTTTGATTTGATGCGCAATATCCCGATTGAGGCCGAGGAGATTGAGGAATTGATGAGGTAA
- the rpsB gene encoding 30S ribosomal protein S2: MAQIEYKDLLDAGVHFGHLTRKWDPRMAPYIFMEKNGIHIIDLNKTLVCLEEASNAIKQIVRSGKKVMFVATKKQAKDLIAEEARRLNMPYVTERWLGGMLTNFATIRKSLKKMSTIDKMMKDESYTNLAKKERLMITRQREKLESVLGGIADLTRLPAALFVVDIKREHIAISEAQKLGIPVFALVDTNSNPNEVEFPIPANDDAYKSISLLVKAIGTAIEEGLSERKRDKEDAKLSEEEEAKRAVDADTQE; this comes from the coding sequence ATGGCACAAATAGAATATAAAGACTTACTGGATGCTGGTGTTCACTTTGGACACTTGACGAGAAAGTGGGATCCAAGAATGGCTCCGTATATCTTCATGGAGAAGAACGGTATCCATATCATTGACCTAAACAAAACGCTTGTTTGCCTCGAAGAAGCATCCAATGCAATCAAGCAAATCGTACGTTCTGGCAAAAAAGTGATGTTCGTTGCTACTAAAAAGCAAGCGAAAGACCTTATTGCAGAAGAAGCAAGACGATTAAACATGCCTTACGTAACTGAAAGATGGTTAGGTGGTATGTTGACAAACTTCGCTACTATCCGCAAGTCCTTGAAGAAGATGTCTACCATCGACAAAATGATGAAAGACGAGTCTTATACAAATCTTGCGAAGAAAGAGCGATTGATGATCACAAGACAAAGAGAGAAATTGGAATCTGTACTTGGCGGTATCGCTGATCTGACAAGACTTCCTGCTGCTTTGTTTGTAGTAGACATCAAGAGAGAGCATATTGCTATCTCTGAAGCACAAAAGCTTGGTATCCCTGTTTTCGCGTTGGTAGATACCAACTCTAACCCTAATGAGGTAGAGTTTCCAATCCCTGCCAATGACGATGCATACAAATCAATCTCCTTGTTGGTAAAAGCCATCGGAACAGCGATCGAAGAAGGTCTTTCTGAGCGTAAGAGAGACAAAGAAGATGCTAAACTTTCTGAAGAGGAAGAAGCAAAGAGAGCTGTGGATGCTGACACACAAGAGTAA
- a CDS encoding sensor histidine kinase, whose product MFTTSRGISFVLGLAISALTVAFISLLDTATPTLLLVAGGISFSVSYILMNVTLEFLIFKEISNIYSVLEKIQKKDYSIAQDKFDGLSISPLKRINKTINSYAQAKNQEIETLKKNAEFRKDFIADISHELKTPIFAALGYIHTLLDGAVEDKSVRLKFLKRAAKSLNALDKLVHDLLTLNQMESGVVKFNLETFDLKELLHEVIEELEQKADKRDMLIRFFYDKEKQYHTKADKDKIFRVCQNLISNAIKYNHDGGEVEVNLKAHKNHISVEVKDNGKGIPPEDIKRIFERFYRVEKSRNREAGGTGLGLAIVKHILEGHKSKISVSSTVGKGSLFSFELPLERLDLPAASRSERLDARD is encoded by the coding sequence ATGTTTACAACATCCCGTGGGATATCCTTCGTTTTGGGATTAGCGATTTCAGCCCTGACCGTTGCGTTTATTTCATTACTAGATACTGCCACCCCTACCTTGCTACTGGTAGCGGGTGGTATTTCTTTTTCAGTATCTTATATCTTAATGAATGTCACGTTGGAGTTTTTGATATTTAAAGAAATTAGCAATATCTATTCAGTTTTGGAAAAGATCCAGAAAAAGGATTACTCCATTGCACAAGACAAATTTGATGGTCTTTCTATTTCTCCATTAAAGCGCATCAACAAAACTATCAACTCCTACGCACAAGCGAAAAATCAGGAGATAGAAACGCTCAAAAAAAATGCAGAGTTTAGGAAAGATTTTATTGCAGATATTTCTCACGAACTGAAAACTCCAATTTTTGCGGCATTAGGATACATTCATACCCTCCTAGATGGAGCGGTGGAAGATAAGTCGGTACGATTGAAATTTTTGAAACGAGCGGCTAAGAGTTTAAATGCACTGGATAAACTCGTTCACGACTTGTTGACGCTCAATCAAATGGAGAGTGGGGTTGTGAAATTTAATTTAGAAACCTTCGACTTAAAAGAGTTGCTACATGAGGTCATCGAAGAGTTGGAGCAAAAAGCAGATAAGCGGGATATGTTGATCCGTTTCTTTTACGACAAAGAAAAGCAGTATCATACCAAGGCGGATAAGGACAAAATATTTCGGGTGTGTCAAAATCTGATTTCCAATGCGATCAAATATAACCACGACGGAGGAGAGGTTGAAGTCAATCTAAAGGCTCATAAAAACCATATCTCTGTGGAGGTGAAAGATAATGGAAAGGGAATTCCTCCTGAAGATATCAAACGGATTTTTGAGCGTTTTTATCGAGTGGAAAAAAGTAGAAACCGAGAAGCTGGAGGGACTGGCTTAGGTTTGGCGATTGTCAAGCATATCCTAGAAGGCCATAAGAGCAAGATTTCCGTTAGTAGTACAGTGGGGAAAGGATCCTTATTTAGCTTTGAATTACCGTTGGAGAGATTAGACTTGCCTGCTGCAAGCAGGAGCGAGAGATTAGATGCGAGAGATTAG
- the tsf gene encoding translation elongation factor Ts, giving the protein MAITAQEVNKLRQMTGAGMMDCKKALTEAEGDFEKAIDILRKKGQKVSASRADRETKEGTIVTHVSADGATGTLLSLTCETDFVAKNEDFVAFANTLLDLAVANKATSVEQILALPFENITTAEKIIEMTGKIGEKIEISHYEVVSGEAVVPYIHSNGKLGVLVSLVNTNGAAVEEAGKDVAMQIAAMNPVAVDKDGVDASVVEREIEVGKEQARQEGKAEEMLEKIALGKLNKFYKENTLLSQQFVKDNSLSIAQYLDKVSKGMTVAAFKRVSIG; this is encoded by the coding sequence ATGGCTATTACTGCACAGGAAGTAAACAAATTGAGACAAATGACCGGAGCTGGTATGATGGACTGTAAAAAAGCCCTCACCGAAGCTGAAGGTGATTTCGAAAAAGCTATCGATATCCTTAGAAAAAAAGGTCAGAAAGTATCTGCTTCAAGAGCTGACAGAGAGACCAAAGAAGGTACTATTGTGACGCACGTAAGTGCTGACGGAGCTACTGGAACGTTGCTTTCATTGACTTGCGAGACTGATTTCGTTGCTAAGAATGAAGATTTCGTTGCTTTTGCAAATACGTTATTGGACCTAGCTGTTGCTAACAAAGCAACTTCTGTAGAGCAAATTCTTGCATTGCCGTTCGAAAATATCACTACAGCTGAAAAAATCATTGAAATGACCGGTAAAATCGGTGAGAAAATCGAGATCTCTCATTACGAGGTAGTTTCTGGTGAAGCAGTTGTTCCTTATATCCACTCTAATGGTAAATTAGGAGTATTGGTTTCTTTAGTTAACACCAACGGTGCTGCTGTAGAAGAAGCTGGTAAAGATGTAGCGATGCAGATTGCTGCGATGAACCCTGTAGCTGTTGACAAAGACGGCGTAGATGCTTCTGTAGTAGAAAGAGAAATCGAAGTAGGTAAAGAGCAAGCTAGACAAGAAGGTAAGGCTGAGGAGATGTTGGAGAAAATCGCTTTGGGTAAATTGAATAAGTTCTACAAAGAAAATACGTTGTTGAGCCAGCAATTCGTAAAAGATAACTCATTATCTATTGCTCAGTATCTTGACAAAGTAAGCAAAGGAATGACCGTAGCTGCTTTCAAAAGAGTGTCAATTGGATAA
- a CDS encoding HipA family kinase has protein sequence MTNHSFQPSLRTVQVMRYVMPLREGGSLPALADADDGFSYVLKFKGAGQREKALIAELLGGEIARVLGLKVPELVFANLDEAFGRSEGDEEIQDLLKGSQGLNLALHFLSKALTYDPGATAIDSVLASKIVWLDAFITNVDRSFRNTNMLWWNRELWLIDHGASFLFHHSWDNWEKQALSAFPMIKDHVLLPKASHLSEVDQEIKGLITEEKIDQLVSLIPDEWILASRDVESAEEGKAVYAGFLKTRLKNSENFIQGAEDARKALI, from the coding sequence ATGACCAACCATTCCTTTCAACCCAGTCTTCGAACCGTGCAGGTGATGCGGTACGTGATGCCTTTGAGGGAGGGGGGATCGCTACCTGCCTTGGCAGATGCTGATGATGGTTTTAGCTATGTGCTCAAATTCAAAGGTGCCGGTCAACGTGAAAAAGCGCTGATTGCTGAATTGCTGGGAGGTGAGATAGCCAGAGTCTTGGGTTTAAAGGTGCCTGAGTTGGTGTTTGCCAATCTGGATGAAGCTTTTGGGAGATCTGAGGGAGATGAGGAAATACAGGATTTGCTGAAAGGTAGTCAAGGGTTGAATTTGGCTCTTCATTTTTTGTCCAAGGCGCTGACTTATGACCCTGGGGCTACTGCAATAGATTCAGTTTTGGCTTCTAAAATTGTATGGTTAGACGCATTTATTACCAATGTGGACCGCAGCTTCCGTAATACCAATATGCTTTGGTGGAATAGAGAATTGTGGCTGATCGATCATGGAGCCTCTTTTCTTTTTCATCATTCTTGGGACAATTGGGAAAAGCAGGCTTTGAGTGCATTTCCTATGATCAAAGATCATGTATTGCTGCCTAAAGCTTCGCATCTTTCAGAAGTCGACCAAGAAATAAAGGGCTTGATTACAGAAGAGAAGATAGATCAATTGGTATCCCTCATACCGGATGAATGGATTCTGGCATCTAGGGATGTAGAATCAGCCGAAGAGGGGAAGGCGGTTTACGCTGGGTTTTTGAAAACCCGTCTGAAAAATTCTGAAAACTTTATCCAAGGAGCCGAAGATGCAAGGAAAGCACTTATATGA
- a CDS encoding M16 family metallopeptidase: MQYNLKELPNGIRIVHQEVTHTRMVHCGFIVNIGSRDESTEEEGLAHFWEHMAFKGTKKRKAFHILNRLESLGGELNAYTTKEKICFYATTLKEHFSKAAELLCDITFNSTFPQKQIEKERQVILEEMSMYRDSPDDSIQDDFDALVFEGHALGRNILGREETVAKFQQQDFFDFIATRLDTTQLVFSVVGNISFSKVLAKVEGFLTSIPTKRSLYIRSPFQTYSPSNKLVEKEITQAHCAIGQPAYSLYDPRRFKLYLLNNILGGPSMNSRLNLALREKYGYVYSVESTYQAYSDTGFVGVFFGTEQNTVNRARKLVLKEMEKLRSKKLGTMQLHMAKEQAIGQMAMAEENYAALMLVFGKNLIDKGRIDSLDTIFGQIKSATAEELMDIANEVYHPNQLSFLQYLPA, encoded by the coding sequence ATGCAGTATAATCTCAAGGAATTGCCCAATGGCATCCGCATCGTGCACCAAGAAGTCACCCATACGCGGATGGTACATTGTGGTTTTATAGTGAATATTGGGAGTAGGGATGAGTCTACAGAAGAAGAAGGCTTGGCACATTTTTGGGAACATATGGCTTTCAAAGGCACCAAAAAGCGCAAGGCGTTTCATATTCTTAATCGCTTGGAGTCTTTGGGAGGAGAATTGAATGCCTACACCACGAAAGAGAAAATCTGCTTTTACGCTACAACACTCAAGGAACATTTTAGCAAAGCTGCGGAACTGCTATGTGATATTACCTTTAATTCTACTTTTCCACAAAAACAAATAGAAAAGGAGCGTCAGGTAATCCTGGAGGAAATGTCCATGTACCGGGATTCACCAGATGACTCTATACAAGATGACTTTGACGCCTTGGTCTTTGAAGGGCATGCCTTGGGCAGAAATATCCTAGGTCGAGAGGAAACGGTGGCCAAGTTTCAACAACAAGATTTTTTTGATTTTATAGCAACCCGCTTGGACACAACACAACTCGTGTTTTCAGTCGTTGGAAATATTTCTTTTTCAAAGGTGTTAGCAAAGGTAGAAGGGTTTTTGACCAGTATACCTACCAAAAGGAGCTTGTACATCCGAAGCCCCTTTCAAACCTATTCGCCCTCCAATAAACTGGTTGAAAAGGAAATTACCCAAGCTCATTGTGCGATTGGTCAGCCAGCCTATTCTTTGTATGATCCCAGACGATTTAAATTGTATCTCTTAAACAATATTTTGGGAGGTCCTAGCATGAATAGTAGATTAAACCTAGCCTTGCGGGAAAAGTATGGCTATGTGTACAGTGTAGAGTCAACCTATCAAGCCTATTCGGATACAGGTTTTGTTGGGGTGTTTTTTGGGACGGAACAGAATACGGTCAATCGGGCAAGAAAATTGGTTTTGAAGGAGATGGAAAAGCTCCGTAGCAAAAAATTAGGCACGATGCAGTTGCATATGGCCAAAGAACAAGCCATTGGTCAAATGGCCATGGCAGAGGAGAACTATGCGGCCTTGATGCTCGTATTTGGTAAAAATTTGATAGATAAGGGAAGAATTGACTCTTTGGACACTATCTTTGGGCAGATTAAGTCTGCCACCGCAGAGGAACTTATGGATATAGCGAATGAAGTTTATCATCCTAATCAATTAAGTTTTTTACAATATCTACCAGCCTAA
- a CDS encoding DUF3037 domain-containing protein, whose protein sequence is MQGKHLYEYAILRIVPRVEREEFVNVGVLICCKRKDFLACKVNPDLTKVLALDSAADLEVLKGYLESLAGICKGTNTSSPIAQHDAPARFRWLTANRSSMIQTSRPHGGFTEDLEQTLEELYMGFVE, encoded by the coding sequence ATGCAAGGAAAGCACTTATATGAATATGCTATCCTCCGCATAGTACCTAGGGTAGAGCGTGAGGAGTTTGTCAATGTGGGCGTCTTGATCTGCTGTAAGCGAAAGGACTTTCTAGCCTGTAAGGTTAATCCGGACTTAACTAAAGTGCTTGCCTTGGATTCTGCGGCTGATTTAGAAGTTTTAAAAGGGTATTTGGAGTCTTTGGCTGGCATATGCAAAGGAACAAATACGAGCAGTCCCATTGCCCAGCACGATGCACCGGCCCGTTTCCGATGGTTGACTGCAAACAGAAGCTCCATGATCCAAACCTCCCGCCCTCATGGAGGATTTACGGAGGATTTGGAACAGACGTTGGAAGAGTTGTATATGGGTTTTGTGGAATGA
- a CDS encoding DUF3108 domain-containing protein, translating into MKNSRLMSVIVTLCFLCLSFSSMGQKNTAFLPGEELTFKVSYSFLNAAEAKMVVAPSISTVNNRPTYKMDVFGSTLGVFKLFKVNDNWGSYIDTAKMIPHRSYRHIEEGSYRKHEQVYFDHLQKNAHVKLFDRENKEVVSTKDYAVPTNVQDIVSGFYYLRTMDLSKLKKGETILLTGFFDKEIYNLKMVFQGKEKVDTPIGTFNTFKLSPIIPKNKLFRGEQPVTVWVSDDQNKIPLKIKAKLMVGSLDMELMEVKGLRNN; encoded by the coding sequence ATGAAAAATAGTCGACTAATGTCAGTAATTGTCACGCTTTGTTTCTTGTGCTTGAGTTTTTCAAGCATGGGACAGAAAAATACTGCCTTTTTGCCAGGAGAGGAATTGACATTTAAAGTAAGCTATAGCTTTTTGAATGCTGCAGAAGCAAAAATGGTGGTAGCACCATCAATTTCTACTGTTAATAATAGGCCGACTTACAAAATGGATGTGTTTGGCTCTACTTTGGGTGTGTTCAAGCTGTTTAAAGTCAATGACAATTGGGGGAGTTACATTGATACTGCTAAAATGATTCCTCATCGTTCGTACAGACATATTGAAGAAGGGAGTTATCGCAAGCACGAACAGGTATATTTCGATCATCTCCAGAAAAATGCGCATGTGAAGCTTTTTGATCGAGAAAATAAGGAAGTAGTGAGTACAAAAGACTATGCTGTTCCTACCAATGTACAGGACATTGTGAGTGGATTTTATTATTTGAGAACAATGGATTTGAGTAAACTCAAAAAAGGAGAGACAATTTTATTGACAGGATTTTTTGATAAGGAGATCTATAATTTGAAAATGGTATTTCAAGGAAAAGAAAAGGTAGATACGCCCATTGGTACTTTTAATACATTCAAACTATCCCCTATCATTCCTAAAAACAAGCTTTTTAGAGGAGAGCAGCCGGTGACAGTGTGGGTTTCAGATGATCAAAATAAAATACCGTTAAAAATCAAAGCTAAATTAATGGTTGGTTCATTGGATATGGAGTTGATGGAGGTAAAGGGTTTGCGTAATAATTAG
- the rplM gene encoding 50S ribosomal protein L13, whose translation MDTLSYKTKSANAATVDKQWVVVDAQSAVLGRFSSEVAKILRGKHKPSFTPHVDCGDNVIVINADKVRLTGRKMDEKVYVRHTGYPGGQRISTPKLLKAKSASILVEKAVRGMLPKNRLGRQMYRNLFVYNGPEHPHAAQQPKEVKF comes from the coding sequence GTGGATACATTAAGCTACAAGACCAAATCGGCAAATGCTGCTACTGTAGACAAACAATGGGTGGTAGTGGATGCCCAGTCTGCAGTTTTAGGTAGATTTTCGAGTGAGGTTGCCAAAATCCTAAGGGGTAAGCATAAACCAAGCTTTACTCCTCACGTGGACTGCGGAGACAACGTGATTGTCATCAATGCAGACAAGGTTAGGTTGACTGGTAGAAAGATGGACGAGAAAGTTTACGTTCGTCATACCGGCTACCCAGGTGGACAGCGCATTTCTACACCAAAATTATTGAAAGCTAAATCAGCTTCAATTTTGGTGGAAAAGGCAGTCAGAGGTATGTTGCCAAAGAACAGACTTGGCAGACAGATGTACAGAAACCTATTTGTTTACAATGGTCCTGAGCATCCTCATGCTGCACAGCAACCTAAAGAAGTCAAATTTTAA